DNA from Sphingomonas sp. R1:
TCCATTCTACCTCCGATTTTCTTGCGCACGCATGCCGACGCGCGTGTGCACCATATCGCTATTCACGCCGTCGCGCCAGGATAGCGCGCGCGGCCGACATTGGCCGCCAGGTGCGCCGAACGATGCCTGCGAGGGGTTCCGCAACGCTGCCTTTGCGGCACCGCGCCTCAGTGCGCCGTCGGGATCGCCGGCTCGCCCTGCAGCGCCGCTGCCACCAGCAGGCTTTCCTCCAGCTTCACGCGGTTGCGCAGGCGCGGCAGCATCGCACGGCTCGCCTCGACGAAGCCGGGGCGGTCGGCGGCGATCTGCTCGGGCGACCAGAACAGCAGATAGTCCTGCCAGTTCGCCTTGAGCCGTTCGAAATCCTCGCGCACCTGATCGACCTTGGCGCGCGACAGGCCGGGCTTGGCCGACAAGGCGAGCTCGTAGATGGTCATATCCTCGCGCGACAGATGGTCGGCCACGCAGTTGAGCAGGTGATCGAGCGCGGTGGAGAGCTGGTC
Protein-coding regions in this window:
- a CDS encoding hemerythrin domain-containing protein encodes the protein MMATTTIAELRHDHEMIDILARRLSGLLESDATPDQLSTALDHLLNCVADHLSREDMTIYELALSAKPGLSRAKVDQVREDFERLKANWQDYLLFWSPEQIAADRPGFVEASRAMLPRLRNRVKLEESLLVAAALQGEPAIPTAH